In Solanum pennellii chromosome 3, SPENNV200, a single window of DNA contains:
- the LOC107012727 gene encoding F-box/LRR-repeat protein At3g48880-like: MMSFQKQEKIEAVVMEEGNSPVRGWEDLNIDMLVNIFQSFDLFQLIFVNPQVCPAWQLACSDQRLWKTLDLSVMQSNFIKTQAPPYVFVDTPSREKLTRILKICLNLSRGNLLTLIFHYNLYVDNNQLTYTAKRCPRLKRLVMPAWEKLEKRTICSAFQEWKDLESLTMPSLEEPAYVIEKIGRSCKKISELKIMDPCDVLLASALVAFLPNLKVLSVRCTELPKYALVILLEGLKKLKVLNISHCIITEDLPPPAPMKILTELDESILKKASRLDKFLTCMSGSCIMCQRTRNDEGSLRWYKYADLWKVDEVTSLAI; encoded by the exons ATGATGTCAtttcaaaaacaagaaaagattGAAGCTGTTGTGATGGAAGAAGGAAATTCTCCGGTAAGGGGATGGGAGGACCTTAATATTGATATGCTGGTGAATATATTCCAGTCCTTTGACCTTTTCCAGTTGATCTTTGTAAATCCTCAAGTTTGTCCTGCATGGCAATTGGCTTGTTCTGACCAACGTCTCTGGAAAACACTGGACTTGTCAGTAATGCAGtcaaatttcatcaaaactCAAGCACCGCCATATGTATTTGTCGACACTCCATCTCGTGAAAAATTGACCCGCATCCTAAAGATCTGCTTGAACCTTAGTCGTGGAAACCTATTGACCTTGATCTTCCATTATAATTTGTATGTTGACAACAATCAACTGACTTATACAGCCAAGAG GTGTCCACGGCTTAAACGCCTTGTTATGCCTGCTTGGGAAAAACTAGAGAAACGAACAATATGCAGTGCTTTTCAGGAATGGAAAGATCTTGAATCACTGACGATGCCTAGTTTAGAAGAACCTGCATATGTCATTGAGAAAATTGGAAGGAGTTGCAAAAAAATTTCTGAGCTAAAGATTATGGACCCCTGCGATGTACTGCTTGCATCTGCACTGGTTGCATTTCTTCCAAACTTGAAAGTGTTGAGTGTGAGGTGTACGGAGTTACCTAAATATGCTTTGGTTATTCTCTTGGAGGGgttaaaaaagttgaaagtgcTCAACATATCGCATTGCATAATTACTGAAGACCTTCCTCCACCTGCACCGATGAAAATTCTAACCGAGCTTGATGAATCCATTCTCAAAAAAGCATCTAGGTTGGACAAATTTCTAACCTGTATGAGTGGCTCGTGCATCATGTGTCAGCGCACTCGAAATGATGAAGGGTCCTTGAGGTGGTATAAGTATGCAGACCTCTGGAAAGTGGATGAGGTGACGTCTCTTgcaatttga
- the LOC107014331 gene encoding membrane steroid-binding protein 1-like: MAVELWETLKDSITAYTGLAPTTFFTLVALALAFYYVVSELFGSPDNRHQQRPRDFEEQKPLPPPVQLGEISGEELKQYDGSDSKKPLLMAIKGQIYDVSQSRMFYGPGGPYALFAGKDASRALAKMSFEEKDLTGDISGLGPFELEALQDWEYKFMSKYVKVGTVKQTVPVSDGAANDESVESTDPETKPAEAVASESAKPSEDGPSGSSVAETVDKSDGDVDKKD; the protein is encoded by the exons atggCTGTAGAACTATGGGAAACATTGAAAGATTCTATTACAGCTTACACTGGTCTAGCTCCGACTACTTTTTTTACCCTTGTTGCTCTAGCACTTGCTTTCTACTATGTTGTATCAGAGTTGTTTGGTTCACCTGATAATCGTCATCAACAGAGGCCTAGAGATTTCGAGGAACAGAAGCCTCTGCCACCACCAGTTCAACTTGGAGAGATTTCTGGAGAGGAGTTGAAGCAGTATGATGGGTCTGATTCAAAGAAGCCTTTGTTGATGGCAATTAAGGGTCAGATCTATGATGTTTCACAGAGCAG AATGTTTTATGGACCTGGAGGACCTTATGCATTATTTGCTGGAAAGGATGCTAGTAGAGCTCTTGCCAAGATGTCCTTTGAGGAGAAAGATCTCACTGGTGATATCTCTGGCCTTGGTCCATTTGAGCTTGAGGCCTTGCAAGATTGGGAGTATAAATTCATGAGCAAGTATGTCAAGGTTGGGACTGTCAAGCAGACAGTGCCAGTAAGTGATGGTGCAGCTAATGATGAATCTGTTGAATCAACCGATCCTGAAACCAAGCCAGCAGAAGCTGTTGCATCAGAGAGCGCTAAGCCATCGGAAGATGGCCCATCTGGAAGCAGTGTCGCTGAAACCGTGGACAAGTCTGACGGTGATGTTGACAAGAAGGACTAA